TCAACGGCATTAAGTTGCAGGGCCAGATTGAATCGTTTGACCAGTTTGTCATCTTGTTGCGCAATACCGTCAGCCAGATGGTTTATAAACATGCGATCTCTACCGTCGTACCATCGCGAAATGTGCGGTTGCCTGCACAAGATCCGGCCGCTCCGGACGAAGATGAGTAACACGGTGGGATCAGCAAAACAGTCCATGAGGTATTGATTGTTTTTTGAACGCCCTGAAGCCGGCGAAACGGCAGTGCTTGTTCACGTTGATTTTCAGGATGAACAAGCGCGCGAAGACCCGGGTGAGTTTTTAGAGCTCGTACGTTCTGCCGGTGCAGAACCTGCGACATTGCTCACGGCCAGCCGCCATCGCCCTGATTCGCGCACTTTTATTGGGTCAGGAAAGTTGGAAGAGCTGCGAGCAATGCTCGCAGCTCACCAGGCCGAGTTGGTCATCTTTAACCATGGTTTAGGCCCATCGCAGCAGCGTAACCTTGAGCGTGAACTCAAGTGCCGCGTGTTAGATCGGACGGGCTTGATTCTGGATATTTTTGCACAGCGTGCACGCACCCATGAAGGTAAGCTCCAGGTTGAGCTTGCTCAGCTTGAATACGTATCCACGCGCTTGATTCGCGGGTGGACCCACTTGGAGCGTCAGAAGGGCGGTATTGGTCTGCGCGGCCCGGGTGAAACGCAGTTGGAAACCGACCGGCGCCTGCTCCGTGGCCGTATCAAGTCGATCAATAAGCGACTCGATAAAGTGCGCAGCCAGCGTGAGCAGAATCGCCGAGCTCGTGCTCGGGCAGAGATTCACAGCGTCTCACTGGTTGGTTATACCAACGCGGGAAAATCAACCCTCTTCAATGCGTTAACGCAGTCACACGTGTATGCTGCCGATCAGTTGTTCGCAACGCTTGACCCGACATTGAGACGCCTGGAAATTGAAGATGTAGGGCCCGTCGTGATGGCCGATACCGTCGGTTTTATCCGTCACCTGCCCCACAAGCTCGTGGAAGCGTTTCAGGCCACGCTCCAGGAAGCGGCTGAAGCAACGCTGCTGGTGCATGTCATCGATGCCGCCGACCCTGACCGTGATCTTAACGTTGAGCAGGTTGAGCGTGTACTGGAAGAAATTGGTGCCGATGATGTTCCGGTACTGAAAGTCATGAACAAAATTGACAAGCTGGACAGCGCGCCCCGCATTGAGCGTGGCGGACAGGGGCGGCCCGACGTCGTTTGGCTTTCAGCTCAGGAAGGCAAGGGACTTGCGTTACTCCACGAAGCGCTCACTGAGCGCTTGGCGAGCGATGTCATTGGCTTTTCGCTAACGCTATCCCCCGAGCAGGGCAAACTGCGTGCCGGTCTTCACGAATTGAATGCCGTGCGGGAGGAAGCATTTGATGAACAGGGACGTTCGGTGTTGAACGTGCGTTTGCCGCGACGCGACTTTAACCAGTTGATGGCGCAACTTGGCGAACGCGCCAATACCTATTTGCCAGCCGAGCTGCGCGAAACGAGCGAATGGTGAGCTCTCGTGACAGCGGGCGGGCACGAGCGCCCGGTCAGTGACCGAACAAGCTCCAGATTGCATAATACTAAATTGCGCTGTAGCCCCGTGTTAACGTCGGGGTTTGAGCGTGAGTGAATACCTCAGTGGAGACGAAGTATGGCCTGGAATGAGCCCGGTGGTGGCAACCAGCATGACCCTTGGAGTGGTGGTGGCCGACGAGGCGGTAGCGACGGCGGTGGAAACCGTGGTGGCAATAACGATGGCAACAATGGCAATAAAGGAGGCAACAACCAAGGCCCTCCCGATCTCGATGAAGCACTGAAAAAGTTTCAGGATAAGCTCAGTAGTATGCTCGGTGGTGGCAAGAAATCTGGCGGTGGCGGTAACAAAGGTAGCGGTGGCGGTAAGCCTCGTAATGTCTTTGCGCTACCAGGCTTGTTGATCATTGTCGCACTGGCGATCTGGGGCGCAATGGGCTTTTATCTGGTTGACCAGTCTGAGCGCGGCGTCGTGCTTCGCTTTGGCGAATATCAGGATATCGTGACGCCGGGCCTGCAATGGAATCCGCCGTTGATTGATGAAGTGCGGATGGTCAATGTGACGCGTGTGCGCTCGCTGACCCAGACCCAGTCGATGCTGACCCGCGATGAAAACATCGTTGAGGTGGAAATTTCCGCCCAGTACCGAGTGGCTGACCCACGCGACTTCGTGCTCAACGTTCGCAACCCGGAAATGTCGATTGATAATGCTCTCGACTCAGCCTTGCGTCACGTTGTCGGTGGCACTGACATGATCGACATCCTGACCTCAGGTCGTGAGATTCTGGGCAGCTCGGTCACAAGTCGTCTGCAGTCTTATCTGGACAATTACGGCGTGGGGATTCAACTGCAAACCATCAACATCGAATCTACCTCTGCACCGCAGCCCGTCATTGATGCGTTCGATGATGTTATCCGCGCCCGTGAGGATCGCCAGCGCCTGATCAACCAGGGCATGGCATACGCCAATGCGATTATTCCTGAAGCCCAGGGCCAGGCACAACGCGTGGTTGAACAGGGGCAAGGTTATCGTGAGTCTGTGGTTGCCGAAGCTCAGGGTCAGGCCAACCGCTTTAACTCCTTGCTGGCTGAATACCAGAACTCGCCGGATATCATGCGTGAACGCATGTACCTTGATGCCATTGAAGAAGTCTTTGGTGAAACGCCCAAGGTGCTGCTGGACGTAAGTGATAACGCGCCGATGATGTATCTGCCTCTTGAGCAGCTAAATCGTGGTCAGCGCGCCAGCGGCGCATCACAGCAGGGCAATAACGACGGTGTCGATCCGCAAGTGTTGGAAAGCCTGCGCAGTGGTAACAGCAGCAATCAAAGCAGTAACACTTCATCCAGTAGCAGCTCTATCCGCAGGGAGGGCCGGTAAATGATTAATAATCGATCCCTGCTAATCGTCGGCGGTATCGCCGCTGTCGCATGGCTTGCCAGTAACACGCTTTATGTCGTCGACGAAACCGAG
This window of the Halomonas sp. SH5A2 genome carries:
- the hfq gene encoding RNA chaperone Hfq; translation: MSKGQSLQDPYLNILRKERIPVSIFLVNGIKLQGQIESFDQFVILLRNTVSQMVYKHAISTVVPSRNVRLPAQDPAAPDEDE
- the hflX gene encoding ribosome rescue GTPase HflX; amino-acid sequence: MFFERPEAGETAVLVHVDFQDEQAREDPGEFLELVRSAGAEPATLLTASRHRPDSRTFIGSGKLEELRAMLAAHQAELVIFNHGLGPSQQRNLERELKCRVLDRTGLILDIFAQRARTHEGKLQVELAQLEYVSTRLIRGWTHLERQKGGIGLRGPGETQLETDRRLLRGRIKSINKRLDKVRSQREQNRRARARAEIHSVSLVGYTNAGKSTLFNALTQSHVYAADQLFATLDPTLRRLEIEDVGPVVMADTVGFIRHLPHKLVEAFQATLQEAAEATLLVHVIDAADPDRDLNVEQVERVLEEIGADDVPVLKVMNKIDKLDSAPRIERGGQGRPDVVWLSAQEGKGLALLHEALTERLASDVIGFSLTLSPEQGKLRAGLHELNAVREEAFDEQGRSVLNVRLPRRDFNQLMAQLGERANTYLPAELRETSEW
- the hflK gene encoding FtsH protease activity modulator HflK, producing the protein MAWNEPGGGNQHDPWSGGGRRGGSDGGGNRGGNNDGNNGNKGGNNQGPPDLDEALKKFQDKLSSMLGGGKKSGGGGNKGSGGGKPRNVFALPGLLIIVALAIWGAMGFYLVDQSERGVVLRFGEYQDIVTPGLQWNPPLIDEVRMVNVTRVRSLTQTQSMLTRDENIVEVEISAQYRVADPRDFVLNVRNPEMSIDNALDSALRHVVGGTDMIDILTSGREILGSSVTSRLQSYLDNYGVGIQLQTINIESTSAPQPVIDAFDDVIRAREDRQRLINQGMAYANAIIPEAQGQAQRVVEQGQGYRESVVAEAQGQANRFNSLLAEYQNSPDIMRERMYLDAIEEVFGETPKVLLDVSDNAPMMYLPLEQLNRGQRASGASQQGNNDGVDPQVLESLRSGNSSNQSSNTSSSSSSIRREGR